In the Streptomyces fradiae ATCC 10745 = DSM 40063 genome, one interval contains:
- a CDS encoding NADP-dependent succinic semialdehyde dehydrogenase: protein MPIATVNPATGETLRTFRPYGPDEVEQRVAAADRAFRHHRTTAFGERAALLGRAADLLEEDVPDIARTVTTEMGKPVTAARAEAAKCVKAMRWYAHNAEALLADERPAGADVRDSGASTARVHYRPLGPVLAVMPWNFPLWQVVRFAAPALMAGNTGLLKHASNVPQTALYLEDLFRRAGYPDGVFQTLLTGSGAVEGVLRDPRVAAATLTGSEAAGRSVAAVAGDEVKKTVLELGGSDPYLVLPSADVERAAATAVTARTQNNGQSCIAAKRFIVHTDVYDAFLERFTAGMAALTVGDPMDEATDVGPLASESGRADLEELVADAVGRGASVRCGGRRPEGLDRGWFYEPTVLTGVAPGARIHREEAFGPVAVVYRAGGLDEALDIANDSPFGLSSNVWTRDASEVERCVRDLEAGGVFVNGMTASHPALPFGGVKRSGYGRELSGHGIKEFCNATTVWQAA from the coding sequence ATGCCCATCGCCACGGTGAACCCCGCGACCGGTGAGACGCTCAGGACGTTCCGCCCGTACGGGCCCGACGAGGTCGAGCAGCGGGTGGCCGCGGCCGACCGGGCGTTCCGCCACCACCGCACGACCGCGTTCGGCGAGCGGGCCGCCCTGCTGGGGCGCGCCGCCGACCTGCTGGAGGAGGACGTGCCCGACATCGCCCGGACGGTCACCACGGAGATGGGCAAACCGGTCACCGCCGCCCGCGCGGAGGCGGCCAAGTGCGTGAAGGCCATGCGCTGGTACGCGCACAACGCCGAGGCGCTGCTCGCGGACGAGCGGCCCGCCGGCGCCGACGTGCGCGACTCCGGCGCGTCCACCGCCCGCGTCCACTACCGGCCCCTCGGGCCCGTCCTGGCCGTCATGCCGTGGAACTTCCCGCTGTGGCAGGTCGTGCGCTTCGCGGCGCCCGCCCTGATGGCGGGGAACACCGGCCTGCTCAAGCACGCCTCGAACGTCCCGCAGACCGCGCTCTACCTGGAGGACCTCTTCCGCCGCGCCGGGTACCCGGACGGCGTGTTCCAGACGCTCCTGACCGGCTCCGGCGCCGTGGAGGGCGTCCTGCGCGACCCGCGGGTCGCCGCCGCCACGCTCACGGGCAGCGAGGCCGCGGGGCGGTCCGTCGCCGCGGTGGCGGGCGACGAGGTGAAGAAGACCGTCCTCGAACTGGGCGGCAGCGACCCGTACCTGGTCCTGCCGTCGGCCGACGTGGAGCGGGCCGCCGCGACGGCGGTGACCGCGCGCACCCAGAACAACGGCCAGTCGTGCATCGCCGCGAAGCGGTTCATCGTCCACACGGACGTGTACGACGCCTTCCTGGAGCGGTTCACCGCCGGGATGGCCGCGCTGACGGTGGGCGACCCGATGGACGAGGCCACCGACGTCGGACCGCTCGCCTCCGAGAGCGGCCGGGCGGACCTGGAGGAACTCGTCGCCGACGCCGTGGGGCGCGGAGCGTCCGTCCGCTGCGGCGGCCGCCGCCCCGAGGGCCTGGACCGGGGCTGGTTCTACGAGCCGACCGTCCTGACCGGTGTCGCGCCGGGCGCCCGCATCCACCGCGAGGAGGCGTTCGGCCCGGTCGCCGTCGTCTACCGGGCGGGCGGCCTGGACGAGGCGCTGGACATCGCCAACGACTCGCCGTTCGGCCTCAGCTCGAACGTGTGGACGCGCGACGCGTCGGAGGTGGAGCGCTGCGTGCGCGACCTGGAGGCGGGGGGCGTGTTCGTCAACGGGA
- a CDS encoding YihY/virulence factor BrkB family protein produces MANHEDGPADLPARSWRTVVRRTAKEALDDELPDRAAALTYYGVLSVFPALLVMVALLGVVGESATRTVLDGLGQLAPGPARDLLSDAVRRLQGSGTASGLMAVVGLLAAVWSASGYVAAFIRTANAVYDLPEGRPVWKLTPLRVVLTVVLMVLLAASAVIVVFTGPLARRAGEVIGVGDEAVTVWGIAKWPVLVVLVMLMLALLYWRAPNVRGLGFRWLSPGSVAAVLLWLVASGGFALYVANFGSYNKTYGTLAGVVVFLVWLWLSNLAVLVGLELNAELARQRAIRAGLPPKEEPYVEPRDTRTWPAPLRGRVSRRMRRLRRRTG; encoded by the coding sequence ATGGCGAATCACGAGGACGGACCGGCGGACCTTCCCGCGCGGTCCTGGCGAACGGTGGTACGGCGCACGGCCAAGGAGGCACTGGACGACGAGCTTCCCGACCGGGCCGCCGCGCTCACCTACTACGGGGTCCTGTCCGTGTTCCCGGCCCTCCTGGTCATGGTGGCGCTGCTGGGCGTGGTCGGCGAGTCGGCGACCCGGACGGTGCTGGACGGCCTCGGGCAGCTCGCGCCCGGACCGGCGCGCGACCTGCTGAGCGACGCGGTGCGCCGGCTCCAGGGGTCGGGAACGGCGAGCGGGCTGATGGCGGTGGTCGGTCTGCTCGCGGCCGTGTGGTCGGCGTCCGGCTACGTGGCGGCGTTCATCCGGACGGCGAACGCCGTGTACGACCTGCCGGAGGGGCGCCCGGTGTGGAAGCTGACGCCGCTGCGGGTGGTGCTGACGGTGGTGCTGATGGTGCTGCTGGCGGCCAGTGCGGTGATCGTGGTCTTCACCGGGCCGCTGGCACGGCGGGCGGGTGAGGTGATCGGCGTCGGGGACGAGGCCGTGACGGTGTGGGGCATCGCGAAATGGCCGGTGCTGGTGGTCCTGGTGATGCTGATGCTGGCGCTGCTGTACTGGCGGGCGCCGAACGTGCGCGGTCTCGGCTTCCGCTGGCTGAGTCCGGGCAGCGTGGCCGCGGTGCTGCTGTGGCTGGTGGCGTCGGGCGGCTTCGCGCTGTACGTGGCGAACTTCGGCTCGTACAACAAGACGTACGGGACCCTCGCGGGTGTCGTGGTGTTCCTGGTGTGGCTGTGGCTGTCGAACCTGGCGGTCCTGGTGGGGCTGGAGCTGAACGCCGAGCTGGCCCGCCAGCGGGCGATCCGGGCGGGCCTCCCGCCGAAGGAGGAGCCGTACGTGGAGCCGCGCGACACCCGCACCTGGCCGGCGCCGCTCCGGGGCCGGGTGTCCCGCCGGATGCGCCGGCTCCGCCGCCGCACGGGGTGA
- a CDS encoding SDR family oxidoreductase, translating into MTPDHAPGNPVSENPVTAHPRPGFPDQEQTYPGRTGAMEPRPDHGEESYRGSGLLRDRVALVTGGDSGIGRAVCLAYAREGADVVFAHLPEEAEDARETVRLVEGAGRKALAVPCDIREEETCRELVARTVAEFGRIDVLVNNAAYQMAQTDGIEAITTEQFDRVMRTNLYGMFWLTKAALPHIPEGGSIVNSASVQAYKPSPPLLDYAMTKGAIVTFTHGLAQQLAPRGIRVNAVAPGPVWTPLIPATMPDTSEFGGQAPLGRPAQPAEMAPAYVFLASSAASFITGEIMNATGGTPLP; encoded by the coding sequence ATGACGCCCGACCACGCGCCCGGGAACCCCGTGAGCGAGAACCCCGTGACCGCCCACCCCCGCCCCGGCTTCCCGGACCAGGAGCAGACATACCCTGGCCGCACCGGGGCGATGGAGCCCCGCCCCGACCACGGCGAGGAGTCGTACCGGGGCAGCGGGCTGCTGCGCGACCGCGTCGCGCTCGTCACCGGCGGCGACTCCGGGATCGGCCGCGCGGTGTGCCTCGCGTACGCCCGCGAGGGCGCCGACGTGGTCTTCGCCCACCTTCCCGAGGAGGCCGAGGACGCCCGCGAGACCGTGCGCCTGGTGGAGGGCGCCGGCCGCAAGGCCCTCGCCGTGCCGTGCGACATCCGCGAGGAGGAGACCTGCCGGGAGCTGGTCGCGCGGACCGTCGCCGAGTTCGGCCGGATCGACGTGCTGGTCAACAACGCCGCGTACCAGATGGCGCAGACCGACGGCATCGAGGCGATCACGACCGAGCAGTTCGACCGGGTGATGAGGACCAACCTGTACGGCATGTTCTGGCTCACCAAGGCCGCGCTGCCGCACATCCCGGAGGGCGGCTCCATCGTCAACAGCGCCTCCGTGCAGGCGTACAAGCCGAGCCCGCCGCTGCTCGACTACGCCATGACCAAGGGCGCCATCGTCACCTTCACCCACGGCCTCGCCCAGCAGCTCGCGCCGCGCGGCATCCGTGTCAACGCCGTGGCCCCCGGACCGGTGTGGACGCCGCTGATCCCGGCGACCATGCCGGACACCTCCGAGTTCGGCGGTCAGGCGCCGCTCGGACGGCCCGCCCAGCCCGCGGAGATGGCCCCGGCGTACGTCTTCCTCGCCTCGTCCGCCGCGAGCTTCATCACCGGCGAGATCATGAACGCCACGGGCGGCACCCCGCTGCCCTGA